From the Ruminiclostridium josui JCM 17888 genome, one window contains:
- a CDS encoding 7-cyano-7-deazaguanine synthase, protein MKICTKCILPETYPGISFDENGVCNFCKEDEVKKKEAIVNFQTENELKNCLEKYKNINKKYDVLVPLSGGVDSAHTLIKLVKEYNLRPLAYHNDNGYEHETAVNNARKLCKALDVDLVITQPGSTFLKKLWKYLHESKAYGIPSCYVCANIIFISAVEVAERYGIKLVINGYSKGQAQVMKDTVMGVNMLKAMYQITRNNGDKEFYEEFVEKFEKLSKVITYREKEDLKKNVDLDKILVVPFFIFKFNKTDKEMLKSEIRKVFNWEHIPYSFPSRTTNCRMNWLNTYIDRIKIGYCSYDIEFAELIRSGEITREQALEDLILNPPEGMVEKLADEVGVNLNSIKPLTKNKV, encoded by the coding sequence ATGAAGATTTGCACAAAATGTATACTACCTGAAACCTATCCTGGAATAAGTTTTGACGAAAATGGGGTATGTAATTTTTGTAAGGAAGATGAGGTTAAGAAAAAAGAAGCAATAGTAAATTTCCAAACTGAGAATGAATTGAAAAATTGCCTGGAGAAGTATAAGAATATTAATAAAAAATACGATGTGTTAGTGCCACTCAGTGGAGGCGTTGATAGTGCGCATACATTGATAAAACTGGTAAAAGAGTATAACCTAAGACCTCTGGCTTATCATAATGATAATGGCTATGAGCATGAGACTGCAGTGAATAATGCAAGGAAGCTTTGCAAAGCATTGGATGTTGACTTGGTTATTACTCAGCCGGGATCAACTTTCTTGAAAAAGTTATGGAAGTATCTTCACGAGAGCAAGGCGTATGGAATTCCTAGCTGTTATGTGTGTGCCAATATTATATTTATCAGTGCTGTTGAAGTTGCGGAGCGTTACGGGATAAAGTTGGTAATTAATGGGTATTCAAAAGGACAGGCCCAGGTAATGAAAGATACCGTTATGGGTGTTAATATGCTCAAAGCAATGTACCAAATTACACGGAATAACGGTGACAAGGAGTTTTATGAAGAGTTTGTTGAAAAATTTGAAAAGCTCTCAAAAGTTATAACCTATCGTGAAAAAGAAGATTTGAAGAAAAATGTAGATTTAGATAAGATTCTTGTGGTTCCCTTTTTCATTTTTAAATTTAACAAGACTGACAAAGAGATGCTTAAAAGTGAAATACGTAAAGTGTTTAATTGGGAACATATACCGTATAGTTTTCCTTCCCGTACTACAAACTGCAGAATGAATTGGCTAAATACATATATTGACAGAATAAAAATAGGTTATTGTAGTTACGATATCGAATTTGCCGAGCTCATAAGAAGTGGGGAAATAACAAGAGAACAGGCGTTAGAAGATCTAATTTTAAATCCACCAGAAGGCATGGTGGAAAAGCTTGCTGACGAGGTAGGTGTTAATCTAAATTCCATCAAGCCACTTACAAAGAATAAGGTTTAG